cgcgacgcgggcgcgaacccgcgaccgtcggattacgagtcgcgcgccttacgtgcttggccatgccgagcctcgaAAAGAAAGATATgagataataaattaataaatgaagcAGACTTCATTGAAAAGCTccttgatgagaaaaaaaaataaaagcaagatCAGCCGAATCGTACAGAAAAAGAAGGAAAAGGCAAGCAGCTGAAGCAGGAGTCAAAGAACGTGTTTCACTATGAATTTTGTACTTATTCAAAGGTCAACATAAGTATTCATTCCAAGAAAGCAACGAAATCGTAGAGGAATTGTCATTTGTTTTCATGACAGAAAGAAgcgtttgtttcagaatttcgcgcaaagctactcgatggctatctgtgctagccgtccataatttagcagtgtaagactagagagaaggcagctagtcatcaccacccaccgtttgggctactcttttaccaacaaatagtgggattgaccgtaacattataatgcctccacggctgaaagggcgaacatgtttggtacgataaAGAGGTGCACTTTTCCGGAGAATGTAGTCGAAATTGCAATTTTCAAACTCTCATACATTTTCGATTATTTATGCCTagaatatacaagtttgtttttgaatttcgcacaaagctactcgagggctatctgtgctagccgtcccttatttagcagtgtaagactagagtttgttttggtttttttggaatttcgcacaaagctactcgagggctatctgtgctagccgtccctaatttagcagtgtaagactagagggaaggcagctagtcatcaccacccaccgccaactcttgggctactcttttaccaacgaatagtgggaatgaccgtcacattatacgcccccaaggctgggagggcgagcatgtttagcgcgactcgggcgcgaacccgcgaccctcggattacgagtcgcacgccttacaaaAACACCCTTCAAGAAAATTTTCGCTGTTCTATTTTTATGCTCAGTGCcctatttaattgtttaaattcCGCATAAGTCAGCAATGTACAATGTATAAGGGAATGTGGACTCTGAAATATATATTACGTGTAAAATAAGTGAATATAGTATAATAATAAGTAGTAAATGTTGGAATGAGGTTAACATATTATGATAAAGATcgattattttgtaatttgttttcactTGAAAATGGTGTTGTTGTGGTGCTATTTCTTAAGTATAATTTCATGtagaaatattgatttttgcTAAACATCTGTGTTTAATTGCAGGACAATGATATACTGTGCGTAGCGTCTTTACCCTATCTTGCTTTTAACGGGTACGATCCAAGGCCAGGCTTTTCTCTTAACGATAATTTACAAGTTATAATTTATccgatattatttttatttagcatCCTTCCCAAAAACGAACTTATGTAGTATTTTGGTTCATACATTCTGCGAAGTAGAAAATTTTTAACACGCCTAAGATTTCGAATTGAATAACTCGTAATTCAGCATGGTGCAGCCAATGCACATGTTACGAATGTGTGAAAGGTTGTGGAGAGAAACTGTGAGATGGACGTGTAAGCAAACATTAGCATCATGGAACTCCTATAGGTCTTCAGCTTATTGTGTACCGCTTAAAAGAGAAATGTGTGCAGTTTTAATGGACGCTACGAGTTTTTTTTCCTTAACAAACAACAGCTTGCTCAATAGCTCTTGTTCAGTATATCTTCTTCTTTCAAGATcatatgcaaaaaagaaaaataaagatccAACaggtacagtttttttttcttgtgataCCTATCAAATGTCTGTACATTTTTGTCTTTTTGCAGaaaaataactgatataaaatatcttattgtaagtatatattgttattattagggTCGTACTTAATTAGTAAAGTTTACTGATGAAATGAAAAACTTCTGTATGGTGGATCAACTGGCAAATTTGACAAATATTTAGCAAATGAcctttaataatagtaagtacaATGATGTTAATTTGAGTTGTTGGAGCCAACTTAATCTATAATGTGACTAAAGTAAATGATCTTGGAATAATAACATAACTTTTTATGACAACGTGGGACCTATTGATCTGTCTTGGCTGTTCCacactctaaactaaattaacttaaaaagtaAAGCTAGCCCTAACCATTCATGTACTtgtcaagctttttcttaaacttatttaaatttgctgCCTCTACAATACCCAAAGGCAATCTATTCCAAAGGttaaccaccctgttagaaacaggaaactgttttagctgaagatgacttctaccttGACAAAATTTATACTTTGTCCCCTAGGAGTTTAAGAAAGGAATCGGTGATTTCCTGGAAAACAAAAGATggtctgaaatatttatttttcacaaggaTAGGTTTGTATTGATAGCTCTGAAGGATCATGTGGTCCCTTGTTTGtatgttgttgggttttttttcccAGTGTATgaacctgaaaaaaaacaacataaaaataaaatgatacataGTTAAAATGTAAGGTGGTTTTCTGTGTGGtatgaaaaccaaaaaaaatatttatttccatatgTTTAGGTAAATCAAAAGGTCCGCATCCAAAGGTTATACTGAAAGATGAGGAACTTATGGAAGTAATACAAGTGGATGTTATGAAAGATCACATGCAGCAAGTTGTTGAGAAACTTCACAGTGATTACATAAAGCACGTGTCACTTCGTTCAACAGCTGGTGAGTCCAAATCTTCACAAAATcgttattatttttctaaataattttggTATTCTTGTGCATAatctaactaatttttttttctcaaaaaaaaatttctggatgtttttttattaatagctTTAAGAAAAGcaagtaaaactgttaattatttttcCAAGAATATATGGTTAACAACTTCATGTTTATAAGATGAGCATCCTGAAACTTGAAGAACAGTGTTGAACATACATATATAGTGCACGTAGAGGTATAATTAGTGTTAATTGTGTTTTTATCATGATGTGTAAACCTCAGCATTCTCAATTTTACACAACCAATTTttagatataatttatttcagatatcAGAAATATGCAACCAGTAGCAATTTCACAGTCAGTGACTCAAAGAAGTTTACATGAAAATTAGGGAGATAGAGTCATAGGACAATTAAAACATAcagttcatttttttcttttccaaaaggAAAAGTATTAAtcacaaaaatgttataattcaacttttttccaaagtaaaataaaaaaaaaatgttactaatgtttgaaataaatataatcatttcAAATCATTATTTGTCAAAATTGAATTTACTATtcttaaattaactgttaagtttttataatcctgctgaaataaataagtaaaattgaCAAATGAACTGCCACAAATGTGTTTCTTTGGTTCTCGACAAAACTTTGCATCTTGTCCCATAATTTGGAAGATGGAGTAAAGTCCCTTCTCTGGTTTTCTAACCTCTAATGAAAACCATCAGCAAGGACTgacataaagtattatatgcatGTTAAATGAGAAATTCTACTCAGAATTACATTGgaacaaatacataaatttaattaaacctgTCTGTATTTTTGTTATACCAAAATAAGGTTGAAGGTCACCTATTTTAATCATTCacaccattatacagtagtgtgttgtctgttagtcagggagtaaaaagtaaaatgatgCAACTTGTACTGTCGTTATGTCAGTGAAATGTGAGCATGCTATAAATTATGAGAAGACCAATAGATTCTGTAGGCTACAGCATACCATGACATATGAACTTTGAAAGCATGAAATAAACAATgcttgttattcttaattttggttttatttactcgtGAAACAGAATACTTTCAGGGATCGTGTAGAAATACATCTATTTTGATAGCTAAGTTATTTCATTTTACCCTCCATTTCTTTCTGGAACTGTCATGAGTTACCTCATCCATATGTTTTTCTGCTGTATGATTTACTGTTGAAATGTAGGTTTTTTTAGTGTTTAGCTTTTAGCTAAATAAAGTTTTAGTTGTGAAGTTTTAAATGttcttacttttaattttaatatgttgacAGTTGTTTTAGCTAATTATTAAGTGCACATTGTGAATTATTACAACTAATTTTCCTGTGTTCGTTTAAAAGTATCTTCTCATTTGTGgctgacaaaaatatttatcactcTGTCCTCTGAAGTATATGTGATGTTCAACCAAGCTATTTGCTTATCAATGTTTATCCATCTGGATAACCACAATGTTAACAGTGTTTTGCTAGTGTGTGGTACAAGTACACTCATCACATAAGAACATTTCTAGTGAGATAAATGTTTGTAAGCAAGAAATTTTTCTTTTGCTATTCACTTACTTCCTTTATTTGTCTGTTTAATATGAGGTTTTAGCTGAAATATAAATGTTGGGGTGTGTGAGTTTGCAACCATGCAATTGAACAGGCAGCTAAATCTAAAAAGAATTACATCAGTACTCCCACTCTGCAGCAAGGTTGATATCTTGGGCCATATGTTTTGAGTGGATGCCATGCTGTCAAGTTTTGTCATGAAACAACACTTTTTgtcttaattatatttttcatacttattaACATGTTGAGAATTTTGTACTGATTTAGCATTTTGTTGTGGAAATTACATGTGTTAGAACATGTTGCACGTACTTATTACATTTTCCATTAAACGCTTCTTTTGCAGATGGTCATACATCTTTTATGCATTTTGTATGTTTCATTTATCATGGATCTTGCATCCAAATACAGATTGCAGGTCTTGCAATCCCATTCCCAAGAGACAAAAACAAAGCCTATCCTGCTATAATCCTGTCCTGCCACCTAGTGGAACATGCAGAAACCACAAACACACAAACGTGGAGTTATTGTAACAGCTAGCTACTAATATGACAAGCTGATGGTTTTGTCAGTCCTCTTCTTAAGAGGAAGCACTCACTAAACTGATTCTGCATgtttctgatgttttatgtagTGGATACACTAACTGATGAGCTATACCCACAGAACATTTGTTAAACAGCTGCGAGAGAAGCCAGATCCAACATAATGCCAAATGTTCCAGCATTCCATGGAACAACTGGTTGTCAGACCACAATCTGCTTCCACGAGCATCAAAAAAGTTGCATTATGGACTGTTCACAGTGCTGGACATTCTGACACCAGAACTTTCAAAGAAGTTCTTCAGTAATCTAAGAGATGATAATGTGGTTTGTTGTCACAGTCTGGAAACTGATAAACTGTGTTATCAGGTGTTTCAGAAAGGCTAACCAGTACTGAGCCATTCATCTTCTATATCTAATGTCTTCCATCAGTAAATGGTCTCCCTGAACTTAGAGTGCAGTGTGGTTGAACTTGTAATTAAATATGAATGGTGACTGGTAAATGGTACAGATCTAAAACCTATATTCATAACAAAAGCTAATACTAAAAAATGCCTGTACTAAACTTCTTAGAAGTTCATGCACTAGAACTTGATAATGTAATCAATATGATCAGTTATCTATGAGCATCTGTCAAGTCAATTAATGTCTCATAAACAAATCTATTAATGTGTCAAAAAATAACCAATTCATCATAATTATGATGAAGTTGATGGTCAAGAAAgtaattatgaattaaaattagTTGTTCCAGTAACTTCTCATTCTGTTATTAAAGTAACTGATTAAACGGAGTCATGAGCTACCAGTTATggaattgtattattattattattccatctACACAAGTAATCAAAGCATTACCATCATATTTGCTGTTAAATACAAGTTGCATAATGAGGTTGGGGGTGCCTCATGATTTGAGGATTTTGGATTTTTACTAAACTTGTTCACCCTTTcaatgttattgtaaaactactaAGGCTATCTGTTACTTTCACCAATGTTGAACTGCTTACTAGAGAGAAAATAACTGGCTGGCAGCACTGATTTAATCTGGCTGTTTGagtataaaataaagtgaaatatactgttttctttacattttgttatgtttctcatttataattgtgtaacttaatttttttatttggtataaGCAGGCATGGATCCAGAGGAAGGGTCCAGTGAGTCCAGACCCTCCTTCCATTCTTTTAATTTCCAGATATTATTAACTATTCATTaaagttgtgtgtatatatatatgcagacaTGACTATAGGAGTTTAGAAGGGCTGGACTCACTTTATTTTTTCTGGattaataattctttaatgtTGTATAAACAGATGTAGATCTTGGGTAGGAACCAAGGGGGTTAAGCTCTCCTACCaccctttattttttttttcccagaaactaattgtattatttaatgttgtgtaaACAGATGCAGCTCTTAAAACACAGACTTGTTAtcaattttgaaaattaacagtttttaactgatTATTACTAGGTTTATATACCCTTGAAACTTAATAACAAGATTAGTTAATTTTCAGCTGACATCAAATCAGTTTTTTCAccctttttttttcatgaaaagtaTTTTcgtatgtataaaataaatgaaaataatattgttttggtaaggactttaaaattattttgaaatcgAGCATTATTTTTTGACATGTGATATAATTTTCTTTCCAAATATGattctaaataattataactatttCCTTTTAgttcaaaaatttgaaatgtttgttattaattgaaatattacagCAGTTAGCATAAGcactgtttaacaataaaaaacatgcaactaaaaagtgaataattttcatgttGCAACAACATTATGTGCATTTTTCTATACTTATTATGTTTAGGTCATCACTTAATTgtctaaattaatttatataaataatattttgttccagagttattattctatattatatattgAGCAAACTATTTTATGATGATATTACAGATTTATCTTCTTAAGATTATTAGTTTGCAGTGAGTTATAAAGAACTTTAACTACATGAGTACCATACAAAAACACCATTATAAAAGGCTTTATggtattttgtttggtttgtcaATTCTGCTGTGTTGAATAGGTTGAAACTGTAGAAAATACGGTGAATCAAAAGGTATAATAGTCTTCTAATTTGTAGGTTaagttttcaattttacctttgatgaaacaaatagaaattataatattattttccacACTTATTGTTCCAGACAATTCAgtattatcttaaatatttaagcACGTATACAAAAATGGTGTAAGCATTAATGTTAGCCAAGTAGAGCTGAGTGACGAGTGGAATTTATCATCATGATTATATTCAGATAATAACTTATTCTCACATTAGGctaattttttactatttttggcTGATTTGGAGTTTTGTAATGACATTTTGAAACTAACCTTCACTTAATATGATGAAAATCTTCAGGTGCAAAAGTTAGGATTGGCCTATTTTATATTCTCGAACTGTTGTACATGAAAATGTATCATATTCATGTAAAAGTATGAAACGTGCAACATGATCACATGattattaccttttttttgtttcttcctcCAAATTTTGCAAAACTATTAATTTAGTGAAAACAGTTCCACTTTCAGCCCAGACAAATAGACAGTTTGATGTTTACTGTTTGACAAGAAAACTTGTTATAATACCAGATGACTTCTTTTGCacagattaattaaaattatccaTAAAGTAAAAATCGAAATGTTATAAGAAAAGTTGAAATCATGGTATTGTGGAAACATCATTGATTGCAGGtacttaaaattttttttctaatttctataaaaataaaataaaaattataaaaatatttaatttaatatgtataaataactGTAAGTTGATATGAAACAACACAACTACATTGATTAATATGTTTGCATTTTAATGTATAGGATGACAGATATCTTGGTGTGagaaatcactaaatcaaacaactTAAAGGTTACTGCACTAGACAGTGTTTAATTGGCAAGTGACAACAGTCAGATGTTTGTTTGCCCCTTTTCAATGATTCCTATTTTGCTGGAGATAATTGTAACTTAACAGAATTGATGTTCATGTAAATAGGttaatgtatgtatgtttttcttatagcaaagccacattgggttatctgctgtgtctactgaggggaatcgaacccctaattttagcgttgtaaattcctagacttaccactgtcccagcggtAGACAAATAGGTTAATGAttcttggtttgaatttcacgcaaagctactcgagggttatctgcactagctgtccctaatttagcagtataagactagagggaaggcagctagtcatcaccacccactgctaactcttgggctactcttttaccaacgaagattgggattgaccatcacattataacactcccatgactgaaagggtgattCTATTATACTTTATACTGTTagacttttatttcttgtttaggTGTTGCTGACAGATGCAGTTAAATAAGCATATTGTTGAGCAGTTAAAGTATTTCACAGAATGAAGGATATTCAGTTGCTGTAACTTTACTTACTAAAGCAATATTACTCTAGTTAATGCTCATTATATTTGGATCTCTCAATAAGTAAGCAATATGTTATGTTAAAGCTACACTGTTACTTAGGTAAGCAACATAAAGGTGAATAAGAGATGCTGCTTTGGCTAATTATGTAAGCAATGGCCATTAGGTCATACCTTACACACGAGTCGTATGCAAATTTCATGCATACAATTACAATAATCAGAAATGCTAATTTTGATAAGCTGTTTCCTAACTGTTTTGTGACCTGATAGAATTCACGAAGAGGTTATGAGTAAGAAGCTTAAAACTTTGTaataccaatttttttttatttgaaatatatatatggtaatattgattaatctactgtgtttaaaattgttttaaatcatattttagcccaacaaacttttttttttaaaggaagtaTTGAGAATGTGGAAGTAAATGTGGAAGGAAGCGTTTATCCGCTAAACCAAGTAGCCCAAATAGTTCGAAAAAATCCTCACTTAGTTGTTATCAACATGAGTAATTTTCCCGAGGTAGGGattgttatttaaaattgttggaaaataattaataataaattaaaactagttCGGTTATCTTGCATTAATATGTAGTCTTATATAATCATTTACTTTGGATATAGTACATCatgattagtttttaatatatgtatatttagtttgtatgaaatcaatagaatttattatttgaCTATTGAATATATTTATGGATAAAATATTCCACAATTCAACATCATTCTGTTTATTAGTTTacttaaactatttatatattaacaaGTCATGTAAAagaatttcattttgttattgaaaatttCGTGGTAGTGTGATGCCAACTGATGTGTAATACTTTTGGGAAGGGTAATATCCCTTTTATTTCAAAGTATTCATGCACTCATGTCATAAAGGTGTGTTTATATGAGGATATCCTTTGTACTTAACCCTTTTGTTATGGGCTTGGTGTAATAcatgaattatatatttatactataactctTGGTGCagtatgtgtaccttcacaaaatttagtaaacTTATAGTAAAGATTGCaaatcttttgtacacaaaaaaatcagattttttgtcACCAAAGTCTGAGTGCAAGgtaatttcatattatgattaaaaaactattcttcatgtCTAATCTTTAAAACCTCCAAAGTACATTTCAGATGATTgtcttcagtaaaactttatattgtctgttattttctttactcttACTATTTGGGatctgtcaatttgaccaactttgtaaccaccaatgactacaaattataacatgaaaacaaagaTTTAGTCTAACTAACTTAAATCTCATGATATTatacatttacacacacacacacacacacacacacacacacacacactgccaatgaacacaaagataaatatgcattttgcattgttagactcaaccacttatttgattagagctttggaagatgaaaataagaaaagggaaaataaaaataaaaaacatttttagcatttaatagggaaaatgtgattactatgaaattagcctaaatactagctggtcagaagtttaaaaccatactgagaTGAAGctttaatcggtaaacatgtaacaaaatttaagtcatttgtgttcaaacattagcattgtcaacatctcctgtgtaacattgggtaaaaacatggcaaaggctaaaaagttgacagagtttgaacgtggcagaattgtcaagctgcaaaagcaaggtctctctcaatgtgccatcactggtgagatttggcatagtaaaattgctgttgcaaatttctcaaaagaccctgagggatacggaataagtatttcaagtggttggcctaagaaaattttgccggcgttgagcaggaggattcgacagtttgtctggcaagacaccagccgattgtcaaACCAGAtttaaggcccttacagatgcagaatgcagctcaagaacaataagatggcatttATGAGAGAAATGCTTTGacaaccgtaaacgtcttcaaaggccacgcctccttctacaccatgaaacagctcggttaaactttgcaaagaagcaccaaacatggggcatagaaaagtggaagaaggttttgttctgtgATAGGTAAATATTTAACATGGATGGTCCAAATctcttccaatgttactggcacaataaggatatctcaccggagacattttctacatgacacagtggaggaagttccatcatgatctggggtgctttctccttccatggaacaatgaagcttcaggttatacaggggcatcaaacagctgCTGGCTAtattggtatgttggagagagcatccttattgactgaaggccctcgtttgtgtgaaaatgactgaatctttcagtaggacaacgctgcaatccacaatgcctgcatgACAAAGGAATTTTTCagggtgaataacgtgattcttttggaccatccagtgtgtttgcccgaactgaatctcattgaaaatgtttgggggtggatggcaagggaagtctatagaaatggacatcagttccaaacagtgcatgatctttgtgaagccatcttcaccacttggaataacattccagccagccttctgcaaatgcttatatcaacaatgccaaagcgaatgtttgaagttattcccaatgacggtcgtgcaactcactaccgaGACCTCTTtttggacatttcctaccctgtttagaacttctttttggtgtggtcttaaacttttgaccagctcgtatttaggctaatttcatagtgttcacattttccctattaaatgctgaaaaggttttttttttattttcatcttttaaagctctactcaaataagtggttgagtctaacaatgcaaaatgcatattttttctttgtgttcattggccataagattttggccagcagtgtgtgtgtgtgtgtatatttatttattatatttataatattggcATTCCATTCATGCCCTGCTAACAGTACAGAAGTTGCGCTGATGTGGTGCCTATGCAGTCACGTAACTGTATCCAAGAATTTAAAACTGATGTTTACAAAGTGACCTTTCTTTgctgtattttagtggactaatattttgtaatatacagggacatttcagttattatacattatttatgtatGCAGATagttactatttacaaataagtttttaaacatgcttttcttaaaatatagaacagtaaataaataagtgtacCTGTTTGCTGCTTACTgaaggttgctaagccttttcaaattttacacgtgtaggatgtgaaatgaaattgatttttttaaggcgttatatatacatttgaaataaccaaaaagttataaataatta
This genomic window from Tachypleus tridentatus isolate NWPU-2018 chromosome 10, ASM421037v1, whole genome shotgun sequence contains:
- the mRRF1 gene encoding mitochondrial ribosome recycling factor 1, whose product is MVQPMHMLRMCERLWRETVRWTCKQTLASWNSYRSSAYCVPLKREMCAVLMDATSFFSLTNNSLLNSSCSVYLLLSRSYAKKKNKDPTGKSKGPHPKVILKDEELMEVIQVDVMKDHMQQVVEKLHSDYIKHVSLRSTAGSIENVEVNVEGSVYPLNQVAQIVRKNPHLVVINMSNFPEAIKSVLQGILDSGMNLNPQQEGTMIYLPIPKVTREHREKLVKNAKALLNKAKEDIRFIQNKYISLAKKNKSVFSEDLIYDVQEQVKLIANEYVAEGEKMLNAKQKELLGD